In Dysgonomonadaceae bacterium PH5-43, the genomic stretch TTTTAGTTTTCAATTTTTAATTGCGAACTTGCTCGCTTAGTTTCTTCTTGCAGGTCTTTCTCCTTGTCCTTGTCTTTTAGTTCTTGCTTCGCGTTTTGCTTTTTCAAGAGCCTCTAACTTTTTGATTTGTTCGGGAGTAAGCACTTCTTTAATTGCTTTGTCTTTCTTTTCGTTAGCAGCAGTCATCTTAGCTCTTGCAGCTTCTCTATCCGTATTGTTTGCATCTCTAAGAGCTTTAAGTTCTTCGGCATATTCTTTATAAATAGCTTTCACTTTAACTTGTTGCTCTTCGTTAAGATCTAAATCTTTAGTCATAACTTCTGTTTGTTCAGTAGCAAACTTTTCGGGC encodes the following:
- a CDS encoding Spy/CpxP family protein refolding chaperone (product_source=COG3678; cleavage_site_network=SignalP-noTM; cog=COG3678; superfamily=82607) yields the protein MKALLKSSIVCMLITVFTLSASAQQRERRAIEPEKFATEQTEVMTKDLDLNEEQQVKVKAIYKEYAEELKALRDANNTDREAARAKMTAANEKKDKAIKEVLTPEQIKKLEALEKAKREARTKRQGQGERPARRN